The Campylobacter curvus genome includes the window GCGATTATCGTGGTGTAGGCGTGTCCGATGTGCGGAACATCGTTTACATAATAAATCGGCGTGGTGATATAAACTTTTTCTTTCATATTTTTCCTTTTTAAATTTAAAAATCAAAGCCGCCCGAGCTGCCCTTGGACATCGAGTTGTAGCAGGTATCTACGTAGTCTTTTCGTATCTGACAGTCAAAAAATTTCTCACAGCTAAAGCAGCTTTTGAGCTCTTTTTGTTTTTGGCAATCCTGTAAAATTTTAGCCTTTTCCTCGAAGGCCAGCTCGAATTTATCCTTTTGCCCGCTCTCTTGCATCAGTCTTTTCCGTAAAATTTATGAAGCAGGGCGATCTCGCCAGCGGAGCCAAAGAAACAAGGCGAGGTCTGATGAGTCTTTGTGATATTTACGTCAAATAGTGTATCGCTCTTGCCGTCACTCGTTGCACCGCCCGCGTTTTCGTAGATGAATGCAAACGGCAGCACCTCAAAGAGCAGGCGCAGCTTGCCGTTTGGGTGATCGCTCGTGGCAGGATAGCTAAAAAGCCCGCCACCTTTTAGTAAAATTTGGTGCAAGTCGCTGACCATCGCTCCTGAGTAGCGTAGGCGGTATCCTTCGTCAAACAGCTCGTTTATGAAGGCTCTATGCGTTTGATCCCAGCCTTTTTGCGTCGCACCTGTGGCGTTTAGTTTGCCTTTTTGGGCTAGCTCGAGCTCTTTTACGAATTTAAAATTCCCGTCTTTGCCAAGGCGGTAAAATTTTGGCTTCGCGCCCTTTTTATCGTTTATGACTAGCTCCAAGCGAGGACCGTATATGCTGTAAGCTGCAGCTATTAAATTTTGGGGCTTTAGCTCGTTCTCGTAGATGCCAAATATCGAGCCCACGGCGAAATTTACATCTACAAGGCTCGAGCCGTCCAGCGGATCGTATGCGATTATGAATTTCCCGTTTGCATTTATAGGCAAAATTTCGTCCTTTTCCTCGCTGACTAGCGCTTTTACGCAGCTAAGAGCCTTAAATTTGGCTGTGATTATCTCGTCGCTTTGCACATCGAGCTTCAGCTGGGTGTCGCCCGTGGCATTTTCGTGCGTCGTATAGCCAAGATCGGCGTATTTTATGACCTCGCTTATCTCTTTTGCTACGCTTTTTATCATCTCGAAAATTTCATTTAAATCTTGCATCATACAGCCTTTGCATTTTCTAGTATCCACGCGCAAATCGCGTCTATGTCGTCTAAATTTATATTTTTTATCTCGTAGGGCACACTGGGCTTATAGGTGGCTATCGCGTCTGAAAAGCTTAGATATTTTTCGTCTATCTCGTCTTTAAATACGCTAAGACGCGGCAACGGCAGTGTCTTTAGCCCCTCGACCAAAAGTATGTCAAACTCTCCTAGCATCCTTATGACCTCGTCTATTTGTGAGGGTTGCTGTGAAAAATACGTCGTCCTAGTCGGGCTCATCACGACGACCTCCGCCCCGGTCTGAGAAAATTTAAAGCTATCCTTGCCCTCTACGTCAAATCTCGCCTTGTCGCCCGGGTCGTGCTTTACGACAGCGGTTTTTAGTCCTTGGTCTATGAAATGTTTGGCTACTTTTAAAATGAGCGTGGTTTTTCCGCTGTTTGACGGGCCTGAAAACGCTATGGCGAGTCTTTTCATGAGAACCTTTTTTGATAAAATTTTTGGGGATTATAGCCAAAGTTGGCTTTAAAATTTATGAGTGAAAATGATTTAGTTTTAAAAATAAAATGCTAAAATAGGGCGAAATTTTAAAATTCAAGGTGGCTGCGGTGAGAAAAATTTTGCTTGTTTTAGTATTCATTTTTGGGGTATTAGGATGCTCTGATAAAAAGATCATCGTTCATGAACCGTTAAAAAACGAGCTTCTAGCATACACTAGCAAGGCCGAGATCATCAATGATACCAACCGCACGTTGATCATCGCCACATATCTAAATCCGATCTATCAAAGTAAAATTTCTATCAAAGGCGAGGAGAAATTCCTAGTAGCCATCAGCCCCAAAGAAAACGAGATAGACGCCTCAAGCGTAAAGGTAAATAACGAAAGCAACGCTACTTCGCTAAGGTTGCTTGATAAAAACGACGAGCTTTTGAGCCTTGCCGGCTTTAACATGCCTTGGGCGGCTTATTATGAGATATCAGCCCCGAGCAAAAGCAGCGACAAGCTAAATCTCACTTTCGAAATTTATCCGTCGCAGAAGGTGAGCTTAGAATTTCAAAAAGTTGCGAAATCTTTATATTGGAACCCATGAGCGCACTATAAACTACGTAGTTTGCAAGCACCTTTTTGCCGTAGTTTCGCGTCTCGGTGACGGGTACTAGCTCCATAGATAAAAACGGCTCGTAAATTCCCTCTTTAAACATATCATCGCGCGTGATGAGCTTTTTGGTAAAGCCGATACCACCGTTATATGCGTATGCGATAAATAGTGGATGAAAGAGGAATTTCTCCAGATAATCAAGATGATAATTTGCAAATTTAAAAGCTACATCTTGTTTAAACATATCGTCTTGGTCGAAATTTTCGATCTTTAGCTCTTTTTTGCCGATCGTATTTGCTAAAAACGGCATGAACTGCATCATCCCAAGCGCGTAAGAGGTGGAAATGAGGCTTGGGATAAAAAGGCTCTCTTGCCTGCCAAGCGCGTAGATCATCGATTTTCGCGTGACGTTCGTATCCTCTAGCTCGGAAGACTCCGGCATCAAAAAGTAATGCTTGTCCCAGCCGGCAGCCCTTTGCATGAAATAAGCATACGCCCCCACACTCTCTTTAGTGTAAAAACGTTTTGCATATTCGCTTGCCTGTTGGGCGTTCATCTGCTTTGCGAGTGCGGCGGTCTTTACCCATAAAAATGGATCCGTCACGTCAAAATTTTCCGGTTTTTCTTTGCTCGGGTGAGGCACTATGACCTCAAAAGGCTCGGCGTTTGTAAAATCTCTGGCATAAAGCGAGTAGATATTCACGTCGCTACTTTGTGCGAGTTCGTTTAGATAAATTTCATCTTTGCTGATGAGATACAGCCAAAATGTGGCGTTGTCTCTTTGCCACTCGCGCTCGAAGCTCGCTTTTGCTTTTGCAAAAAATTTAAGCGCAGCGGTATCGTTTTTAAGGGTGATGGCATTTATGCCGAGCATGAAAGCGTCGTTTTTTTCAGTGATGTTTTCATCTATTTTTAGTAAATTTTGTCTGAACGCATCGTATTTTTTATTTATCACGACATCGTTTAAAAGCGTGCTAAAGCCCTTTTCCTGATAAAATTTATCCATAAAGCTAGCGTCAAATTCCGTCCCGAAAAATTTCATCGTTTGAGAGATGCTACTGGCGTTAAAAAGCGCCATGAAATTTTTCGTATCACCGTTTTGTGCAAATTTAACCGCCGGATTTTCATCGTTTAAAATAAGCAGCGTTTGCGCCTTTTGCGGGTAAAAATCAGCTAGCTTAGCGGCTAACTGCGTGCGTGTTTTGATATCCAGCTTTAGAGCGAAGCTGATCGTCGTAAGCGCGTTTTGGCAGGTGATGTTGGCATCTAGGATGTTTTTAGGATTCACCCCCGGGTAGAGGCTGGGCTTTGGTGCGGGCGGCAAAATTTTATCGATCGATTTTTGCACCGGGCCAGCTCGCCTATAAACGTCCTTTGCGAGCTCTTTTATCTGCTCTTTCGTGTATGAGCCCTCGTTGATGAGGCGGTTTATATAATAATCCTTTGCGAGGCTCTTTGGCTCGTCTTTTAGCTCCTCGTAGCTTAAAATTTTAGCCAAGCCGAGCACGATAAACAGCGATAAAACGCTAAATAGACGAAGCAAGCGCAAATAAAAGCTTTATCAAAAATCTGTCTAAAAACTCAAGCGCTAAAAGCACGATGAGCGGAGCCAGGTCGATGCCGCCAAAAACGGTCGGTATGAAGCGTCTGATAAAGGCATAAACAGGCTCCGTCAGACGCCAAAGGAGCTGCACTACTTGGTTGTAAGGATCCGGTCTCACCCAGCTTAAAAGAGCTGAGATGATGATGATCCAGATGTAGATATTTATGACTATATGCAAGATGTCCGCAATGGCCGATATGAACGTAGAAAGTATCATTTCTTCTCCTAAATTTAAGCGATTATGCGCGCTAGATCGCTCTTGATGAGCGGATAAAGCTCGCTAAGCTCGGGCCCGTGTAGATCGCCTGTGAGTAGGGCTCGAAGCGGCATGAAGAAATTTTTGCCCTTTAGGCCGGTAGCCGTCATCAAGGCCTTTTTAAAATCATCAAAATTTTCAAATTCACCTAAATTTTTAGCTGCATTTTTGATCGTTTCAAATTCGCTTTTGTATTCCTCGGGAGCGACTTTGGGAGCGAAAATTTTATTCACCTTTTCTTTGATCTCGGGCACTAGTGAGCTTTCTTGGGTGTAAAATCTAACTAAATTCGCCAAATTCTTATCCACGTCAAAAACTTCAGCGATGCGATCGTCGCTTGCCAGATTTATGTGCTCGCGGTTGATCTGCTCTAGCTTTTTGACGTCAAATTTGGCTGGAGAGCGCGAAATTTTAGTGATGTCAAACCATTTTACCGCATCGTCTATCGTAAAAATTTCGCTTGGAGTTTTGTTGCCAAGCAGTATTAGATAGTTTGCGATGGCTTCGGGCAAAAAGCCTTGTTCAAAGAGCCATTTCACGCTCGATTCGTTCTCGCGCTTGCTCATTTTTTTGCCCTCGATATTTAGCAAAATCGGCAGGTGTGCGTAGTTCATCTTGCCCGTGTAGCCAAGGCCTTCGCGGATGAGGTCTTGCTTTGGCGTGTTGCTGACGTGATCCTCGCCTCGTATTACGAATGTGACGCCCTCTAGCATGTCATCGACCGCGCAGGCGAAATTGTATGTAGGCGTCTTGTCCGTTCGCATGATGACGAAGCTATCGACTGCGTCAGGCTCGAAGCTCAGCTCGCCTTTTATCGCGTCGGTAAAGCTCATAGTGCGTTCTGGCTTTTTCATACGTATGACAAAAGGCTTCTCGCAGGCTAAAACTTCTGCATCGCTTAGCCTCTCGCAAGTGCCGTCATATCGATATGCTACGCCTTCTTCTTTGGCTTTTTGCTTTTTAGCCTCGAGCTCCTCCTCGGTGCAAAAGCACGCAAAGGCCTTTTTATCGATCAAAAGCTTGGAGGCGAGCTGGCGGTGAAATTTTAAATTTTCGCTTTGGATGTAAATTTGCTGTGGCTTGATGCCGAATTTGCTCAAAATTTCAAGTATATCTTTCTCTTTTCCCTGGATATTTCGCTCTTTGTCGGTGTCCTCTATGCGTAAGATAAAGCCGCTTTTATCTTGGAGCGAACAGATGTAGTTAAATATCGCGGCGCGTAAATTCCCGATATGCATATCTCCCGTCGGAGATGGAGCAAAACGATACATTTTTGTTTTCCTTACATTGATTTAAGGGCTTGATTATAGCACTGCGTTCATAAATTTAAAGTTACGTAATTTTAAATTTTTATGAGCGGTAAAGCATTTTTTTAATAAAATCGTCTAGTTTTTGTAACTTAACACAAGGAGAGCTAATGAGTTTTATCAGCGAATTTAAAGAATTTGCAATGAAAGGCAACGTGCTTGATATGGCCGTGGGCGTCGTCATAGGAACGGCATTTGGAAAGATCGTCTCGTCACTCGTGGGCGACATCATAATGCCGATCGTGGGCGTGATAACCGGAGGCGTAAATTTCACCGATCTTAAGATCACGCTAAAAGACGCCGCCCAGGGTGTGCCCGCAGTCACGATAAACTACGGAAATTTCATACAAACCGCGGTCGATTTTTTGATCATTGCATTTTGTATATTCTGCGTCATCAAAGCTATAAATTCTCTAAAAAGAAAGCCTGCAGAGCCTGAAGTCGCGCAACCTGCCGCACCTGCGGAAGATATCGTGCTTTTAACACAGATCAGAGACTTGCTTAAGAAATGATTTAAAATTTCAAAGGGCTTTGGCCTTTTGAAATTTATAGATTAAATTTTGAGGTTAAGATGAAAGTATTAAGACAAATACCCTTTTTTAAATGCCTGGACGAAGACGAGATGAAGCAACTCGAAGACATAACTATCGCAAAAAAGTATAAAAAAGGCGAGTTTTTGTTTATGGAGGGCGAGGAGCCAAAATGGCTCATTTTTTTGCTCTCGGGCTCGGTCAAGCTCTATAAGACCGCGGCAAACGGTAAGGAAATTTTCCTCCATCAGCTAGCCCCCATGAATTTTGTCGCCGAGGTCGTAAATTTTGAAAACATCGTTTATCCGGCGAGCGCCGTTTTTACGATATCCGGTGAGGTGCTAAAGATAAATTATGAGAAATTTGCTACCGAATTTTTGAGTAATCCTAAAATTTGTATGAATCTCATAAAATCGATGTCGGAAAAGCTACGTATCACGAGCAATCTCCTGCATCAAGAGCTTGTTTTGAATTCCGAAGCCAAGGTTGCTAAATTTATCCTTATGCATGAAGATTTGTTTAATAGCTTAAAGCATACCAAGATCGCATCTATCCTAAATATAACCCCGGAAACATTCTCGAGAATTTTAAATAAATTTAAAACAGCAAATCTCATCAAGCTTGATGAGAAAAACCAAATAATCGATAAAAACGTCGATGAGCTGACTCAAATTTTTTCGTATTGAAAGTTAATATCAAATAAATATTAATTGATTTAAATCAAGATTTATTAATATAGTTTTGGATATTATGCGATTTATTTTTCAAGTTTTATATTAAAGTTTTAAATTATAGGAGGAAATTTTGGCAAACGTTAAAAAGAAATTTTTTGTTTGGTCGTCCGTCCTTATAGGTATCGTTATCGGACTTATAGCCTCTATGGGCGTGGCCGATGCTTTACACGCGACAGGAAGCGGCTTTATATGTACCGTATGCCATACGATGGACCCTATGAATGCAGCCTATCACGAAGATATACACGGCGGCAAAAACAAGCTTGGCATAAAAGCCGAATGCTCAGCCTGTCACCTTGACCACAGAAGTGCCTATACCTATGTCCTCACAAAACTTAAAGTATCTATAAACGACGGATATAAAACATTTTTTACAAATACTGACAAGATCGATTGGCGTAAAAAGCGCGAACATGCTTCGCACTTCGTATACGATAGCGGCTGCTTGACCTGTCACTCGAATTTAAAAAATGTCATTCAAGCGGGCAAATCATTTTTGCCTCACCGCGATTATTTCGTTTTCGGAAATCCTGATAAAAAGTCATGCGTTGATTGCCACAATCATGTCGGTCATAAAGATCTAGGTCTTTATATCGATAAATTTGAAGCAATGAAAAATCAAGAAAACAATAAAACCAAATAAGGAGGAGAGATGTTTAAAAAAGTTGCTATTTTATTAGCCTGTTTAGTATCTTTTGGCTTTGCTACGGGTACTGATGGCAATAAGACAGAAGCGATCAACCTTAATGTTATCAAAAACATTAAAGTCGCTCACAAAATGTCTGATTTGTCAAAAAGCTGTGTCGAGTGCCACTCGGAAAAAACGCCCGGTATCGTTGCCGATTGGAAAAATAGCCGTCACGCGCACGTAGGTGTAAGCTGTATGGACTGCCACTCTGTAGCTGCCGATAGCCCGATGGCTTCAGTAAAGGTGCACCCAAAAGACTCAAACAACCACGTTTCTATGCTTGTTAGCCCTAAAACCTGTGCTAAATGCCATGAAAACGAAGTCGATCAATTCACAAAGAGTGGTCACGCAAGAGGTGGTATGCAAATGTATGCTAACCCTGCAATAGTGAAACTAATGTATCACTATGAGGGCGCAGATCATCCTGACTTTAAAATGGCTCCTGACGCGACAGGTTGTACTCAGTGCCACGGAACCGTCATCAAACTAGACGCTGATCACAAACCTACAAAAGAGACTTGGCCAAACTACGGTATAGCCAATGTTTATCCTGACGGTGGTATAGGCAGTTGTAAATCTTGCCATAGCGGGCATACATTTAGTATAGCTGAGGCTAGAAAACCTGCAGCTTGCGCATCTTGCCACCTTGGACCAGATCACCCGGATATCGAGATCTATAACAACTCAATGCACGGACATATCTTCAACTCAGAGGGTAACACATGGAAATATGACAGCGCTCCTGATACTTGGGATGTGCCTGACTTTAGAGCTCCTACTTGCGCTACATGCCATATGAGCGGTGTCGGAGAGACTACAACGACTCACAACGTTTCACAACGTCTAAAATGGAATTTGTGGGGTCTAAGAAGCGAGCTAAGGACAAAAGGCTACGAGCAAGCGGCGTATGATTATTGGAAAACAGGCAAGCTAAACACAGGAACACCTCTAGCCGGTAATCCTCAAGGCCCTGAGGCTGCACGTGCCGAGATGAAACTAGTATGCAAAACTTGCCATACGACAACGCATACGGATAATTTCTTTGCTATGGGTGATAAGCAAGTTCAGCTTTATAATGTATATTACGATGAAGCCAAGAAAATGCTTGATGATCTAAAAGCTAAGAATTTATTGCTTGAAGATGCTTGGGAGGACGAATTCCAAGATGTGTTCTATCACTTATGGCACCACGAGGGTCGCCGTATGAGACAAGGCGCATTGATGGGCGGACCTGACTACTCACACTGGCACGGAGTATTTGAGGTCAAAAATGACATCAGAAAACTTCGCAAGATATATAAAGAAAGAATCGAGAGCGGCAAAGCTCATTAATCTTTCAACCAAGAGGCGGGGCTTCCCGTCTCTTTTTATCTCCTAACATCCATTTAATAAAATTTAATATAATCAGCCAAAATTTAAAGGAAAAATTTGGGCCTTTTAAGAATAATAATCGGTGCTTTTATATTCTCCGTTTTGACAAATTTCTATTCTTATAAACGTTTCATAAAAAAGGTCATGTTTTTACAGCCTTATTTGCGTTATATACGTTATTTTTTATATTTCATCTCCGTAGCCGAGTTTATTTTCGTCATGCAGATCAGATTTAGCTTCTTGAGTGTAGAGCTTTATCTCATCACAGGCACATTGATCGGTTTTTCGCTATTTTTATTTGCAGTAAGTGTGGGCTATGATGTTTTAAGAAGTATTTTCAGGCGTACTAAATTTAGCTCCAGTCGCCGTAAATTTATAAAATTTTGTTTCGATGCCACCTTTTTTATATTGCTTTTTGCATATTTTTTCAAGGGCATGTTCAACGCCCTTACTCCGCCCAAACTACGCCAGGTAGATATAAAAATAAAAAATTTGAGCGCTCCTTTAAAGATCGCCATGATAAGCGATATCCACTTGGGCGATTTTTTGCAGAAGGAATTTTTAGCTACTCTTGTCTATCAGATAAATGAAACAAAGCCCGACATGGTCGTCATCGTAGGAGATATGATAGATTTTAGCGCAGACAAGATAGGGGATTTTTTAGATCCGCTTAAGGATCTACGTTCAAAATACGGTACATTTTACGTGCCCGGCAATCACGAATACTATCACGGGATAGAAGGAATATTAGCCAAGATAGATCAAACTGGCGTCAAAATTTTAGGCAACGAAAATGTCAAAGTAGGTGGCGTAAATTTAGTCGGGGTTTATGATCTAGCTGGCGTTAGGTTTAAGCACTTAGAGCCTGACCTGGACAAGGCACTTGAGGGCATAGACGAAAATTCGCCTACGATCTTACTCGCGCATCAGCCGAAATTTACTAAATTTATGACGCGAGATGTCGATCTGCTTCTTTGCGGGCATACGCATGCGGGGCAAATTTTCCCGTTTCAGCTACTTGTTATGCTGGATCAAGGATATTTACACGGACTTTATAAACATAATGATAAAATGCAAATTTATGTTAGCAGTGGCGCCGGATTTTGGGGACCGCCAGTGAGGATCTTTGCGCCAAGCGAGGTTGCGATACTAAACTTAAAGGGAGGATGATGCGATGAGTGACAACACCTTTTCACGAATTTTCGGGATTATAAGTAGGTTTGAGTTTATAAGGCCGGTGCAAGAACGCATAAATTCACAATATGTGAAATTTTTTAAAATCGACATGAGCGAATTTAAAAACGTTAGCGAATACAAGAGTCTAAACGAGCTTTTCACACGCTCGCTTTTAAAGCCACGTGAGTTTGACACGGCTGATGAAATTTTCATCAGCCCTTGCGACGGCACTTGCCTTAGCGTGGGTAGTAGCGAGCGAAACAAGGCCTTTAGTATAAAGGGTATGAGCTACGATATAAAGGAGCTTTTAGGCTCAGCCATGAGCGAGGCGACCGATCCACAGTATGATTTTGCAAACATCTATCTAAGCCCCAAAGACTATCACCACTACCATGCGCCTTGCGACCTGCAGATAAAGCGGGCTGTCTATATCCCGGGCAGGCTTTATAGCGTCGCCGTCAAGTGGCTGAAAAAAGTAGAAAGCCTATACACTAAAAACGAACGCGTGGCGCTTGAGTGCGAGATGAGTGGCGGTAGGCGACTTTGGCTCGTTTTTGTGGGTGCGCTAAATGTTGGCAAGATGAAATTCGTGTTTGACAAGCGTATACAAACGAATGCTATGGCCGATTTCGCGCAAATTTACGAGTATGAGAATTTGAAATTTAAAAAGGGTGATAGGCTTGGAAATTTCGAGCTTGGCTCGACTATCGTCATCATCAGTGAGCATGGCAGCATAGAATATAACCTTTTTGAAGGCAAAGAGCTTAAATTTGCCGAGAGTATAGGGCTTATAAAATTTTAGCTCTATTTTAGAAAAGTTTTAAGCCCTTAAACGAAAGCTTCACAAATCTTATATGTTCCAGGAGCGAGTAGCCGAACATATAGCACGATTTTTCTGCTTCGCATCGCTCGTAGCGAAGTGAAAAATCGGCGTTGGTAAACTAGCTCGTAAAATCTAGTTACCCTAGACTATTTAAAATTTTAGAATTTAGCAGAGTCGATTTTTATAAGGCCATTGAAGTAGCTATAAGGCTAGCTTCAACGGCCTCTTTAGTTAGTGTTTCGTGCAGCAAACAGCCTCTGGGTCGGGCTCTTTGGTCACGCGATTTCTTATATCCCGTCTGACGATCTCCATTCCCCAAAGCCAAACGATATGACCGAAAAATTCTGAACAATTCTCGTCAAAAGGTATCTCGCTAAGAGGTGGCACCTCTTTCATAAGCGGCATGGCAATAACATGTGCTAAAACATATACCGCGATGCCAAAAACGGCACCTTGCCACATCTTGATGCGCGGCCAAGCCTCAGCGATGACGCAGTACATCACACCAAAAACCACCGAGAAAAGCACGTGCACGATAAAGATCGAAAGTGGCTGTGTCACGCCCGAAAATACGTAAGTCCAGTCTGTCGCGGCTCCGATCTGCTCTAGGAAAATTTTAGGCGGAGTGACGCGCTCCATCGCATCTACTGGGAAAAATACATTTGGATTGCGCGGTGGAAACGGCACTTCCCATCCCCATTTTACGATGGCTCCAAATACCCCGGCTAAAATCCCTATCAAGAACATGAGACCGTATCTACGTTTTGCAGGATCAGTAAAACACATTTTTCTCCTTAGTATTGAAAATAATTGTTATTATATAATTATAATATTAAGGGGCTATTAATTGGTGAGCTTATGCGCATTTTTACTGTAAAATTTTTCATTTATTTGCTTACGAGTGATGGAAAACGAAAACGGCATTTGGATAATAACCACAAAGTACGATTTTACCTTACTTTACTCATAGTTTTCGAGGTATTTTGGCCTTCTCTTAAAACGAGCAGACCGTGCTTTGCATTTTGCTTTTAAAGACGAGATTTTGTTTATTTTGGGTTGATTTGCAACTTCACAAGGAACTAGTCGCAAACACCAGTAAGGCAAATGTATCCGTTTATACTATTTGCCTACGCTGTCAGAAAAGAGCTTTGAATTTAGACATTAAACCTAAAATGCATCACATCGCCGTCTGCTACGATGTAGTCCTTGCCTTCCAGTCGCATTTTACCGGCTTCCTTTGCCGCCGTTTCGCCTCCGCACGCTATATAGTCCTCGTAGCTGATGACCTCCGCACGGATGAAGCCACGCTCAAAGTCGTTGTGGATGACGCTTGCAGCTTTTGGGGCTTTCCAGCCCTTCGTGATCGTCCATGCGCGCACCTCGACCACTCCGGCGGTGAAATAGCTTATCAAATTTAGCTTGCCAAACGCCGTGCGGATGATCTTTTCCAGTCCGCTTTCGTTCGTGCCAAGCGAGCTTAAAAACTCGTGCGCTTCGGCATCGTCAAGCCCGATTAACTCTTCTTCTATTTTCGCGCAAAGCTTGATGACCTCGTGTCCCGAGTGAGCGGCAAATTCTCGCAGAGCTTCGACAAATTTATTATCCTGTGCGATGCCGTCTTCATCAACGTTTGCGCCATAAATCACCTCTTTTGCGCTCAGCAAGCGAAGCTCTTTGTTTAAATTTATATAAATTTCATTTT containing:
- a CDS encoding class 1 fructose-bisphosphatase, with protein sequence MQDLNEIFEMIKSVAKEISEVIKYADLGYTTHENATGDTQLKLDVQSDEIITAKFKALSCVKALVSEEKDEILPINANGKFIIAYDPLDGSSLVDVNFAVGSIFGIYENELKPQNLIAAAYSIYGPRLELVINDKKGAKPKFYRLGKDGNFKFVKELELAQKGKLNATGATQKGWDQTHRAFINELFDEGYRLRYSGAMVSDLHQILLKGGGLFSYPATSDHPNGKLRLLFEVLPFAFIYENAGGATSDGKSDTLFDVNITKTHQTSPCFFGSAGEIALLHKFYGKD
- the mobB gene encoding molybdopterin-guanine dinucleotide biosynthesis protein B yields the protein MKRLAIAFSGPSNSGKTTLILKVAKHFIDQGLKTAVVKHDPGDKARFDVEGKDSFKFSQTGAEVVVMSPTRTTYFSQQPSQIDEVIRMLGEFDILLVEGLKTLPLPRLSVFKDEIDEKYLSFSDAIATYKPSVPYEIKNINLDDIDAICAWILENAKAV
- a CDS encoding transglycosylase SLT domain-containing protein, which codes for MRLLRLFSVLSLFIVLGLAKILSYEELKDEPKSLAKDYYINRLINEGSYTKEQIKELAKDVYRRAGPVQKSIDKILPPAPKPSLYPGVNPKNILDANITCQNALTTISFALKLDIKTRTQLAAKLADFYPQKAQTLLILNDENPAVKFAQNGDTKNFMALFNASSISQTMKFFGTEFDASFMDKFYQEKGFSTLLNDVVINKKYDAFRQNLLKIDENITEKNDAFMLGINAITLKNDTAALKFFAKAKASFEREWQRDNATFWLYLISKDEIYLNELAQSSDVNIYSLYARDFTNAEPFEVIVPHPSKEKPENFDVTDPFLWVKTAALAKQMNAQQASEYAKRFYTKESVGAYAYFMQRAAGWDKHYFLMPESSELEDTNVTRKSMIYALGRQESLFIPSLISTSYALGMMQFMPFLANTIGKKELKIENFDQDDMFKQDVAFKFANYHLDYLEKFLFHPLFIAYAYNGGIGFTKKLITRDDMFKEGIYEPFLSMELVPVTETRNYGKKVLANYVVYSALMGSNIKISQLFEILSSPSATDKFRK
- a CDS encoding YggT family protein, producing MILSTFISAIADILHIVINIYIWIIIISALLSWVRPDPYNQVVQLLWRLTEPVYAFIRRFIPTVFGGIDLAPLIVLLALEFLDRFLIKLLFALASSI
- the gltX gene encoding glutamate--tRNA ligase, whose amino-acid sequence is MYRFAPSPTGDMHIGNLRAAIFNYICSLQDKSGFILRIEDTDKERNIQGKEKDILEILSKFGIKPQQIYIQSENLKFHRQLASKLLIDKKAFACFCTEEELEAKKQKAKEEGVAYRYDGTCERLSDAEVLACEKPFVIRMKKPERTMSFTDAIKGELSFEPDAVDSFVIMRTDKTPTYNFACAVDDMLEGVTFVIRGEDHVSNTPKQDLIREGLGYTGKMNYAHLPILLNIEGKKMSKRENESSVKWLFEQGFLPEAIANYLILLGNKTPSEIFTIDDAVKWFDITKISRSPAKFDVKKLEQINREHINLASDDRIAEVFDVDKNLANLVRFYTQESSLVPEIKEKVNKIFAPKVAPEEYKSEFETIKNAAKNLGEFENFDDFKKALMTATGLKGKNFFMPLRALLTGDLHGPELSELYPLIKSDLARIIA
- the mscL gene encoding large-conductance mechanosensitive channel protein MscL, with amino-acid sequence MSFISEFKEFAMKGNVLDMAVGVVIGTAFGKIVSSLVGDIIMPIVGVITGGVNFTDLKITLKDAAQGVPAVTINYGNFIQTAVDFLIIAFCIFCVIKAINSLKRKPAEPEVAQPAAPAEDIVLLTQIRDLLKK
- a CDS encoding Crp/Fnr family transcriptional regulator produces the protein MKVLRQIPFFKCLDEDEMKQLEDITIAKKYKKGEFLFMEGEEPKWLIFLLSGSVKLYKTAANGKEIFLHQLAPMNFVAEVVNFENIVYPASAVFTISGEVLKINYEKFATEFLSNPKICMNLIKSMSEKLRITSNLLHQELVLNSEAKVAKFILMHEDLFNSLKHTKIASILNITPETFSRILNKFKTANLIKLDEKNQIIDKNVDELTQIFSY
- a CDS encoding cytochrome c3 family protein codes for the protein MANVKKKFFVWSSVLIGIVIGLIASMGVADALHATGSGFICTVCHTMDPMNAAYHEDIHGGKNKLGIKAECSACHLDHRSAYTYVLTKLKVSINDGYKTFFTNTDKIDWRKKREHASHFVYDSGCLTCHSNLKNVIQAGKSFLPHRDYFVFGNPDKKSCVDCHNHVGHKDLGLYIDKFEAMKNQENNKTK
- a CDS encoding multiheme c-type cytochrome is translated as MFKKVAILLACLVSFGFATGTDGNKTEAINLNVIKNIKVAHKMSDLSKSCVECHSEKTPGIVADWKNSRHAHVGVSCMDCHSVAADSPMASVKVHPKDSNNHVSMLVSPKTCAKCHENEVDQFTKSGHARGGMQMYANPAIVKLMYHYEGADHPDFKMAPDATGCTQCHGTVIKLDADHKPTKETWPNYGIANVYPDGGIGSCKSCHSGHTFSIAEARKPAACASCHLGPDHPDIEIYNNSMHGHIFNSEGNTWKYDSAPDTWDVPDFRAPTCATCHMSGVGETTTTHNVSQRLKWNLWGLRSELRTKGYEQAAYDYWKTGKLNTGTPLAGNPQGPEAARAEMKLVCKTCHTTTHTDNFFAMGDKQVQLYNVYYDEAKKMLDDLKAKNLLLEDAWEDEFQDVFYHLWHHEGRRMRQGALMGGPDYSHWHGVFEVKNDIRKLRKIYKERIESGKAH
- a CDS encoding metallophosphoesterase; this translates as MGLLRIIIGAFIFSVLTNFYSYKRFIKKVMFLQPYLRYIRYFLYFISVAEFIFVMQIRFSFLSVELYLITGTLIGFSLFLFAVSVGYDVLRSIFRRTKFSSSRRKFIKFCFDATFFILLFAYFFKGMFNALTPPKLRQVDIKIKNLSAPLKIAMISDIHLGDFLQKEFLATLVYQINETKPDMVVIVGDMIDFSADKIGDFLDPLKDLRSKYGTFYVPGNHEYYHGIEGILAKIDQTGVKILGNENVKVGGVNLVGVYDLAGVRFKHLEPDLDKALEGIDENSPTILLAHQPKFTKFMTRDVDLLLCGHTHAGQIFPFQLLVMLDQGYLHGLYKHNDKMQIYVSSGAGFWGPPVRIFAPSEVAILNLKGG